Part of the Bacteroidota bacterium genome is shown below.
ACGTGACCATACAATATCTGTAAACGCCATCCTGAGCGATGGCACCGAAGCCGAATTTGGCCCCATCAGCAAAGATCAGTTCCTGGAAAAAATGAAGGAACAAACCCTGGAGGCTCAGATATACAGGAATATTCATGAGGTACTCACCGATCCGGGCAACCGGGAGGAAATCATCAAAGAATATCCTGACCCGCGTGTTCACCGAAGAAATACCGGCTATTCCATTGACCTCCTCCTCAATTCAGAGCCTTTTACCAAAGCTGGAGAACCTTTCAACTTCGCTAAGCTTATTGCCGGTTCAGAGGGGACCCTTGCCTTCATCACGGAAATCAAGCTCAACGTAGTGTCGCTACCCCCGCGTTACACAGGATTGGTTTGCGTGCATTTTGAAAGCCTGCCACAAGCCTTCCAGGGAAACCTTATCGCCCTGAAGCATAAACCCGCTGCGGTTGAGTTGATGGACCAAACCATCCTCAGACTTACCGAACAAAATATCGGACTGAGGGATAACCGCTTTTTTATTTCAGGAGATCCTGCAGCCATCCTTATTATAGAATTTACAGGGGAAAGCGAGGAGGAAATCACCCTGCGTGCGGAAGCTATGGAAAAGGAGATGCGCTCTGCCGGAATGGGATACCATTTTCCGCTAATCTCCGGGAAAGACATCAGCAAAGTATGGAACCTCCGGAAAGCAGGACTGGGCGTGCTTTCTAACATGCCCGGGGACGCTAAACCTGTTTCAGTGATAGAAGACACAGCCGTGCACCCTGAAGTCCTGCCAGATTATATGGATGATTTCAGCCGGCTCCTGGAGAAATATAAGCTCGAATGTGTTTATCACGCACATATCGCCACAGGAGAACTTCACCTCCGGCCGGTGCTTAATTTAAAAAATCGTGATGATGTTGAACTTTACAGAATCATCGCAGAAGAAACCGCAAGGCTGGTCAAGAAATACAAAGGTTCGCTAAGCGGCGAACACGGTGATGGCAGGCTCAGAGGTGAGTTCATTCCCCTTATGGTTGGTGAAAAAAACTATGCCCTCCTGGAAAATATCAAGGACGCCTGGGACCCCCACCATATTTTTAACCCCGGAAAGATAACCGCAACACCGGATATGCGGACAAAGCTCCGGTACGAACCCGGACTGGAAACCCGCGATATTGTGACATTTTTTGATTTCTCCAAAGACCAGGGAGTTCTGCGAGCTACAGAAAAATGCAACGGTTCAGGTGATTGCCGAAAATCTGAAGTCATCGGAGGTACCATGTGCCCGAGCTTTATGGCTACCCGCGATGAAAATACCACAACTCGCGCCAGAGCAAATATCCTTCGTGAATTCCTGACAAACTCAGATAAATCCAATCCCTTTAATCACAAAGAGATTTACGATGTGATGGACCTCTGCCTGAGTTGTAAAGGATGTAAATCTGAATGTCCATCCAATGTCGACATCACCAAATACAAAGCCGAATTCCTGCAGCATTACTACGATGCCAATGGAGTACCCCTCCGGGCAAGACTGATCGCAGAAATATCCAATATCAATAAACTGGGGATGATCATGCCGGGAATATTTAATTTCTTTACCGGTAACCCATTTACATCAACTATAATAAAAAAGGCTCTGGGATTTGCACCAAGACGCTCAATCCCCCCCCTTTACAAAATTACCCTCAGAGCCTGGATGGCAAAAAACAGGAATAAGCTCATTGTTAACAGTGAACGAAAAGGCAAAGTATTCCTTTTTGCCGATGAATTCACCCAATATAATGATACTGCCATCGGGATCACAACAATCAAACTGTTGACCGAACTGGGATATGAAGTTGAAATACCCGGTCATACATTAAGTGGCAGGACATACCTGTCAAAAGGCCTTGTCAGAAAGGCTAAGAAGTACGCAGAAAAAAATGTACGCATGCTGTCGGAGAAAATAAATAAGGAAAATCCCCTAATCGGAATTGAGCCTTCAGGAATTTTGACTTTCCGCGATGAGTACCGGGAACTTGTTTCTCCGGAGCTCAGGGTTAAAGCAGAACATCTGTCAGGGAACTGTTTCATGATAGATGAATTTATCGCATCCGAATTTGAAAAGGGAAATATAACTGCGGATCAATTTACAAAAGCTCCACTCAACATCAAACTTCACGGGCATTGTTACCAGAAATCCCTGGCATCGACCAAGCCCACTCATATTATGCTTAGTATTCCTGAAAACTATAAAGTTGTGGAGATAAAATCAGGATGTTGCGGAATGGCCGGATCATTCGGTTTTGAGAAGGAGCATTATGACTTATCGATGAAAGTCGGGGAACTGGTATTATTTCCTGAAGTAAGAAAAACCGACGCCGAAACCATCATTGCCGCTCCAGGTACCAGCTGCAGGCATCAAATCCACGACGGCACCGGCCGCAAAGCCAAACACCCGGCCGAAATCCTCTACGAAGCGTTGAACAAACGTAAATAAACGTTGAATCTTACGTAAATAGTTACAGGTTTCAGGTTGCAGGTTGCAGGTTGCAGGTTGCAAGTTACAGGCTGCACCTCGTACCCCAGCCTCCAGCATCTAGAAACCCAGCACCCAGTCACCCAGCTACCTGTAACCTGTAACCTGTAACCTGCAACCTGCAACCTATTCTTCCTGATTCACGATCACAACCTTTCCGTCGTCCGCAAGGATAGTCTCCGGAAAAACAGCTTTTGCTTCGTTAAGTAAAGCACCCAGTGTTTTGTAACGGGCTGAATAATGACCAATCATAAGTCGTTTCACACCGGCCAGTTTGGCAATGGTAGCTGCCTGTGCGGCGGTTGAGTGGAATTTGTCAGCGGCATCCTGTGCCTTGTCCTCCATAAAGGTTGCCTCATGATATAACAGGTCTGCACCCTTAATTACAGGGATAACAGGCTCATAATAAGCCGTATCCGAACAATAAGCATAGGATCGCGGAGGTGGTGGTGGCGTGGTAATGTCTTGATTAAAATAAATGTTACCTTCAGGATCAATATAGTTTTCACCTTTTTTAATCTTTTGCAGCTCAATATTCGATAGTTGCCTGTTTTCCAGGAAGTCAGCACGGATATTGGGTCTGGCAGGCTTTTCCCTGAAAAGGAAACCATTTACCGGGAAATTATGGTTCAAAGGAAATGATTCTACGGTGACTGAATCGTTTTCAAATATCATCTCATGCTTTTCAGGATTGATTTCCTGAAAAAGCATGGGATAACGAAGAACTGTATTGGAGGCATCCAGGTGGATGTCGATGATCTCCTTTAGCTTTGCATGGGCGAAAACATACAACTCCTTTGTTCTGCCAAGCAAATGCAAAGAGGTTATGAGTCCAAGCAAACCAAAATAATGATCCCCATGCAGATGAGAGATGAAAATATGGTCAATGCGTTGCATCCTGACCCTGCTTTTCCTTAATTGCAACTGTGTACCTTCAGCACAATCAACCAGGTACAGGTTTTCGTGGATATTTAACAGATGGGCACTGGGGTTCCTCTGCAGCAAAGGTATTGCGGCGCCACTTCCAAGAACGGTTACTGCAAATGTTTTCATTATAGTACAAACAAGGGAAAAAAAATCCTCCTTTCGGAGGATTTTTTTTATTCGTTATCATTCTGTTCTTCCGCAGGAGCTTTGGATTTCTTTGATTTCTTTTCCTCCTGCTCCATTTCGTCTTTCAGATTTGCAAGGGCTTCCAGATCTCCGAGGGTCGTTTTCTCGATATTATCCTGTATCTTCTTCACAGCCTTTTTGGAATCCCGCTGAGCGTTTTTAATCTTCGCAGTTTCCTGTGACTTCTCGGTATCAGCCTTATCCTGGAAAGTTTTTGAATGTGAAAGGATGATCTTCTTGTTATCTTTCGAAAACTCTATCACCTTAAAATCGAGGCTTTCATCAGCTC
Proteins encoded:
- a CDS encoding ribonuclease Z, producing MKTFAVTVLGSGAAIPLLQRNPSAHLLNIHENLYLVDCAEGTQLQLRKSRVRMQRIDHIFISHLHGDHYFGLLGLITSLHLLGRTKELYVFAHAKLKEIIDIHLDASNTVLRYPMLFQEINPEKHEMIFENDSVTVESFPLNHNFPVNGFLFREKPARPNIRADFLENRQLSNIELQKIKKGENYIDPEGNIYFNQDITTPPPPPRSYAYCSDTAYYEPVIPVIKGADLLYHEATFMEDKAQDAADKFHSTAAQAATIAKLAGVKRLMIGHYSARYKTLGALLNEAKAVFPETILADDGKVVIVNQEE
- a CDS encoding 4Fe-4S dicluster domain-containing protein, giving the protein RDHTISVNAILSDGTEAEFGPISKDQFLEKMKEQTLEAQIYRNIHEVLTDPGNREEIIKEYPDPRVHRRNTGYSIDLLLNSEPFTKAGEPFNFAKLIAGSEGTLAFITEIKLNVVSLPPRYTGLVCVHFESLPQAFQGNLIALKHKPAAVELMDQTILRLTEQNIGLRDNRFFISGDPAAILIIEFTGESEEEITLRAEAMEKEMRSAGMGYHFPLISGKDISKVWNLRKAGLGVLSNMPGDAKPVSVIEDTAVHPEVLPDYMDDFSRLLEKYKLECVYHAHIATGELHLRPVLNLKNRDDVELYRIIAEETARLVKKYKGSLSGEHGDGRLRGEFIPLMVGEKNYALLENIKDAWDPHHIFNPGKITATPDMRTKLRYEPGLETRDIVTFFDFSKDQGVLRATEKCNGSGDCRKSEVIGGTMCPSFMATRDENTTTRARANILREFLTNSDKSNPFNHKEIYDVMDLCLSCKGCKSECPSNVDITKYKAEFLQHYYDANGVPLRARLIAEISNINKLGMIMPGIFNFFTGNPFTSTIIKKALGFAPRRSIPPLYKITLRAWMAKNRNKLIVNSERKGKVFLFADEFTQYNDTAIGITTIKLLTELGYEVEIPGHTLSGRTYLSKGLVRKAKKYAEKNVRMLSEKINKENPLIGIEPSGILTFRDEYRELVSPELRVKAEHLSGNCFMIDEFIASEFEKGNITADQFTKAPLNIKLHGHCYQKSLASTKPTHIMLSIPENYKVVEIKSGCCGMAGSFGFEKEHYDLSMKVGELVLFPEVRKTDAETIIAAPGTSCRHQIHDGTGRKAKHPAEILYEALNKRK